Within Amycolatopsis sp. cg5, the genomic segment ATCATGCTCGGCAGGACCGAAAGCGCGTAACTGGATGTCTCGTCGACGTTCAGGAAGAGCGCGTAGCCGATGACGTGCGCGACCACACCGGCCAGGATGGTGCGCGGGGTGCCGACGCGGTCGATCAGCGGCTCGATCCTCGGCGAGCCGAAGGCCACGATCGCGGCGGCGGGCAGGAAACCGAGCGCGGTCTGCAACGCGGACCAGTTCAGCACCGACTGCAGGTAGAGCATGACCACGAACTGGAACCCGATGTAGGCGCCGAAGAACAGCGCGCCGCCGATGTTGGCGCGGGCCAGCGGACCCGAGCGCAGGATGCCCAGCCGCAGCAGCGGGTGCGAACTGCGCTTCTCGATGACGATGAACGTCGCGAGCAGTGCGAACGCGACCCCGAACGAGATCAGCGTCCTGGCCGCGAGCCAGCCGACGGTCGGCGCTTCGACCACCGAGAACACGAGCAGCAGCGAACCGGCGGCCCCGGTGATCGCGCCGGGGAAGTCATAGCCGCCGCCGGCGCGTTCCGGCCGGTTGGCCGGGATCAGGCGGTACGCGAAGACCAGCACGACGAGCGCGATCGGCACCGGCAGCAGGAACGTCCAGCGCCAGCCGACCTGGGTCAGCAGTCCCGAGAAGACCAGCCCGGCCGAGTACCCGCTCGCGCCGAACACCGCGAAGATGCTGATCGCGCGGTTACGGGCGGGACCTTCCTGGAACGTCGTGGTGATGATGGACAGCGCCGCCGGAGCGGTGAACGCGGCGCTCAGGCCCTTGATGAAGCGGCTGGCGATCAGCAGCGCACCGTCGTCGACGAGCCCGCCGAGCAGCGAAGCGAGCGCGAAGACACTGACCGCGATGAGGAACACGCGACGCCTGCCGAGCAGGTCCGCGGTCCGGCCGCCGAGCAGCAGCAGACCGCCGTAGCCGAGTACGTAGCCGCTGACGACCCATTGCAGCGCGCTGGTGGACAGGCCGAGGTCGGCCCGGATGGACGGGAGAGCGACACCGACCATGGAGACGTCGAGCGCGTCCAGGCCGATGACGGTGGACACGGTGAGCAGTACGCCCCACAGACGAGCGTCCCACCTGGTCGAGGTGGTGGAGAGATGCGCGGAAGAGCTCATGATCCACACGCTACATGCACACGCATCTAATGCAAGTGAATTTAATGCGATTGCATCAGATTCCCGTGCATGCTATCTTCGCCTACGTGAGCGATGTAGCTGAGCAGGTTCTGGTGCAGGAATGGCAAGGCTTGCTTGCCCGCCACGCGGCCGTCTTCGGCGCGCTCGAGTGCACGCTCCAGGAGAAGCACGGCATCGGCGTCAGCGAGTTCGAGGCGCTCGAATGCCTGGCCACGGCCGCCCAGAAGTGCCGCGGCGCGGATCTGACCGGAGCTGTGCACCTGAGCCAGAGTGCGACCTCGCGCCTGGTCGCCCGGCTCGAGCGCGAAGGGCTCGTCGAGCGTGCCATGTGTGAGATGGACCGGCGGGGGATCTTCGTCGATCTGACCGAGGCCGGGCACAAGCTCTACGCCGAGGCCAAGCCGACCCAGCGCGCCATCCTGAAGGAAATGCTCGCCTAGCCCTCCGGTCACTCGAGCGTTGCGAACGCCTCGTTCGCGAGGTTGAAGGTTGTGAACGAGGCGTTCACAACCCCTGGCTTGTGGCCGAGAGGCCGAATTGCTGGCGAAAGTGGCTTTTGTGCGCCCGACGAGCCCGGCCGCCGACCCTGAGGGGTGGCCGAAGGTCGTGAACGCCTCGTTCGCAACCTTGTGCGTTGTGAGCGCCTCGTTCACAACGTTCGAGCTTTCGCGAGCCTCGACTTCCGCGCTCGTCTTCACACCCGGGCTTTCGCGAGCTTCGGCTTTCGCGTTCGTTGCTTCTCGCCCCGGCTTGGGCTTTCGTCTCTTCCTCTCACTCTGGCTTTCGCGAGCCGGGCCGCCCCGCGGCGGCAGGTCAGTGGCCGGTCGCGCCGTCGATCTGTTCCCGCAGCAGGTCGGCGTGTCCATTGTGGCGCGCGTACTCGGCGATCATGTGCACCACGATCCGTCGCAGCGAAACCGGCTTCCCCGTCCGGAAATGCGTGCCCGTGGCGTCCAAAGTGGACGACGCGACGATCTCCCGCGAGCGCGCGCATTCCTCGCGCCACAGGGTGAAAGCGGCCTCGACGTCGCCGTCGAGCGCGTCGAAGTCCTCATTCGGGTTGTCGTCGGAGTAGTGCAGCATCGGCACGTCCTCGCCGGCGAACTGCTGGCGGAACCACCAGCGCTCGGTGCCTGCGAGGTGGCGGACCAGGCCGTGCAGGCTGAGCCCGGATGGTGGGATGTTCTTGTCGGACAACCTTTCCGCCGGGATCCCGGCGCACTTGAGTTCGAAGGTCCGGCGGTGCCAGTCGAGGTAGGCCGTGAGGATCTCCCGCTCGTCGCCGTCGAGCGGGAGATCCACGCGGTCGTCCTCGGACCAGGTCGGTGAGTAGCTCGGCAAAGTCATGGGGGCAGCATCGCATCACCCACCGACAAAACCGGTCAGACGCGGACGAGTACCTGGTCGAGGGACTTGCGCTGAAGGTTCGGGACCACACAGTCCGGTGCCGGGTAACCCACCGGGATCACCGCGAACGCCTTCTCGTTGCGGGGCCTGCCGAGCACCTCGCCGAGGAAACGCATGGGTGACGGGGTGTGCGTCAACGCCGAGAGGCCGGCGACCTGCAAGGCCGTGAGGAGCATGCCGACGGCGATGCCGACCGACTCGTCGACGTAGTAGTGCTTGCGGGTGGTTCCGTCGTCCTCCAGGTAGAAACGCTGCTGGAAGACGACGATCAGGCATGGCGCGTCGGTCAGGTGGGTCTTGATCGCGTCGGTGCCGAGCGGGCGCAGCGCGGTGAGCCACTCCTCGCCGAGCCTGCCGTCGTACGAAACGGTTTCCTCGGCTTCGGCGGCCGAACGGATTTGCTTGCGGACGGCCGGGTCCGAGACCAGCACGAAGGTCCATGGCTGCTGGTGGGCGCCGCTGGGCGCGGTGGACGCGACCGCGATCGCGTCGAGTACGGCCTGCTCCGGCACGGGGTC encodes:
- a CDS encoding nitroreductase family protein, whose translation is MTWSPTHGDQFDPVPYRPARMPADETLANAASLRRRMDERRSVRSFSPDPVPEQAVLDAIAVASTAPSGAHQQPWTFVLVSDPAVRKQIRSAAEAEETVSYDGRLGEEWLTALRPLGTDAIKTHLTDAPCLIVVFQQRFYLEDDGTTRKHYYVDESVGIAVGMLLTALQVAGLSALTHTPSPMRFLGEVLGRPRNEKAFAVIPVGYPAPDCVVPNLQRKSLDQVLVRV
- a CDS encoding MarR family winged helix-turn-helix transcriptional regulator; this translates as MSDVAEQVLVQEWQGLLARHAAVFGALECTLQEKHGIGVSEFEALECLATAAQKCRGADLTGAVHLSQSATSRLVARLEREGLVERAMCEMDRRGIFVDLTEAGHKLYAEAKPTQRAILKEMLA
- a CDS encoding MFS transporter encodes the protein MSSSAHLSTTSTRWDARLWGVLLTVSTVIGLDALDVSMVGVALPSIRADLGLSTSALQWVVSGYVLGYGGLLLLGGRTADLLGRRRVFLIAVSVFALASLLGGLVDDGALLIASRFIKGLSAAFTAPAALSIITTTFQEGPARNRAISIFAVFGASGYSAGLVFSGLLTQVGWRWTFLLPVPIALVVLVFAYRLIPANRPERAGGGYDFPGAITGAAGSLLLVFSVVEAPTVGWLAARTLISFGVAFALLATFIVIEKRSSHPLLRLGILRSGPLARANIGGALFFGAYIGFQFVVMLYLQSVLNWSALQTALGFLPAAAIVAFGSPRIEPLIDRVGTPRTILAGVVAHVIGYALFLNVDETSSYALSVLPSMILLGLGFMLAFSSLNIQATAGIADNEQGLAGGLLNTSVQIGGAIGLAIVTAVLTANGGAEASRTALLSGLTPALSVVTGIAVLAVLVSLAGVIKPRRTAEIAVDEAELALATK
- a CDS encoding DinB family protein — its product is MTLPSYSPTWSEDDRVDLPLDGDEREILTAYLDWHRRTFELKCAGIPAERLSDKNIPPSGLSLHGLVRHLAGTERWWFRQQFAGEDVPMLHYSDDNPNEDFDALDGDVEAAFTLWREECARSREIVASSTLDATGTHFRTGKPVSLRRIVVHMIAEYARHNGHADLLREQIDGATGH